A genomic stretch from Erigeron canadensis isolate Cc75 chromosome 9, C_canadensis_v1, whole genome shotgun sequence includes:
- the LOC122583686 gene encoding uncharacterized protein LOC122583686: MTKSPREILLTEAVGKTFPIPAKLSERGRRDKDKYCDFHNDTGHDTNSCIQLRKAIDEAIKTGKLAHLVKGIRQQPKQKTEESGEQKSSNTQATIYTIRKERQAEKRKGVSTLIQSVGEISFPPIRGTHVSEDPITIKAILQERWVDKIHIDDGSDCNILYEHAFPGDNPLLRILSSPLDTWLISFSGNKTQPTGKITLAVTIIAGPRRRTEELTFMIIKGSSPYNAILGRPAMQKFRIIPSVIHNMVKFQTEDGIASIRGSYEPPSVHGRIGTSMPIKKRRLGRE; encoded by the coding sequence ATGACAAAGAGCCCAAGAGAAATATTGCTTACAGAGGCAGTAGGAAAAACATTCCCTATCCCGGCAAAATTGAGCGAAAGGGGAAGAAGGGACAAGGATAAGTATTGTGACTTCCACAATGACACAGGGCATGATACAAATTCATGTATACAGCTTAGGAAAGCAATTGATGAAGCCATTAAAACTGGTAAACTGGCACATTTGGTGAAAGGAATCCGGcaacaaccaaaacaaaaaacagaagAGTCTGGGGAGCAGAAAAGCAGCAATACCCAGGCAACAATCTATACAATAAGAAAGGAAAGACAAGCCGAGAAAAGAAAAGGAGTCAGCACACTCATTCAGAGTGTAGGAGAAATTTCATTTCCTCCAATACGTGGAACACATGTCTCCGAGGATCCGATAACAATCAAGGCAATACTGCAAGAAAGATGGGTGGATAAGATCCATATCGACGATGGAAGTGATTGCAATATACTCTATGAGCATGCGTTCCCAGGAGACAATCCACTCTTGCGTATCCTATCATCACCTCTAGACACATGGCTAATAAGTTTCTCTGGGAACAAAACCCAACCCACAGGTAAGATCACTCTCGCAGTAACAATCATAGCAGGACCACGCAGGAGGACCGAGGAGCTGACCTTCATGATAATCAAAGGATCCTCACCCTACAATGCTATCCTAGGAAGGCCAGCAATGCAAAAGTTCAGGATAATACCCTCCGTAATACATAATATGGTCAAATTCCAAACGGAGGATGGAATAGCAAGCATCCGGGGAAGCTACGAGCCACCAAGCGTCCACGGACGAATAGGCACAAGTATGCCAATAAAGAAGAGGAGGCTAGGAAGAGAATAA